From the Brassica napus cultivar Da-Ae chromosome A8, Da-Ae, whole genome shotgun sequence genome, one window contains:
- the LOC111199726 gene encoding uncharacterized protein LOC111199726, with protein sequence MQGGGGRDPFNFGGPFGGSFGGPRSLMSSFFGGRDPFDDPFFTQPFGGGMFQSNFFGPTMDPFSAMRPPSGFIENHHQPPQMRRSHGPIIEEIESDDEKEGDKEKKVRLGKHGRSSSEVETEEARALERRRNRRMHNMNVNGQWQPQARSYSFQSSTVTYGGHDGNYYTSSKTRRTGSDGLTLEESKEANTATREAAHRISRGLHNKGHTVARKLNSDGRVDTRQTLHNLNEDELADFEQSWSGNARMQLPGRSGSFGSNYREQPMLLPSTDPSPSPARAGSFRRTKAATNVRGHGRN encoded by the exons ATGCAAGGAGGAGGTGGTAGAGACCCTTTCAACTTTGGTGGTCCTTTTGGCGGCTCCtttggtggtcctcggagtctCATGTCTAGTTTTTTTGGAGGAAGGGATCCGTTTGATGACCCATTTTTCACCCAGCCTTTTGGTGGAGGCATGTTTCAGTCCAACTTCTTTGGTCCTACCATGGACCCTTTTTCAGCAATGCGTCCTCCATCGGGTTTCATAGAGAACCATCATCAACCACCACAAATGAGAAGGTCTCATGGACCGATTATTGAAGAGATTGAATCAGATGATGAGAAAGAAGGAGACAAAGAGAAGAAAGTAAGACTCGGGAAACATGGCAGGTCTAGCAGTGAGGTGGAGACTGAGGAGGCTAGAGCTCTAG AGAGAAGAAGGAACAGAAGAATGCATAACATGAATGTGAATGGACAATGGCAACCACAGGCGCGTAGTTATAGTTTCCAGAGCTCCACTGTTACATACGGTGGTCATGACGGAAACTACTATACTTCATCAAAGACCAGAAGGACAGGAAGTGATGGG TTAACTCTTGAAGAAAGCAAAGAAGCCAATACTGCAACGCGCGAAGCAGCTCACAGGATCTCAAGAGGCCTTCACAACAAG GGCCACACGGTTGCGCGTAAACTTAACTCAGATGGTCGAGTTGATACAAGGCAGACCTTGCACAACTTAAACGAAG ATGAATTAGCTGATTTTGAGCAGTCTTGGAGTGGTAATGCTAGAATGCAACTACCTGGTCGGTCTGGTTCCTTTGGCAGTAACTACAGAGAGCAACCAATGTTGCTTCCGTCAACTGATCCAAGCCCTTCTCCTGCAAGAGCAGGGTCATTCAGAAGAACAAAAGCTGCAACTAATGTAAGAGGACATGGCAGAAACTAA